CACCGGCTGAATGGATCCAGGGAGGTGACAAGATGCCTACGTACGTCATCTTGATGAACCTGACGGAGCAGGGCGTCAAGAACATCAAAGACGCCCCCTCACGGATCGAGGCAGCCTCCAAGTCCCTCGAGGCAGCCGGGGGGAAGATGAAGGGGTTCTACTCAACGATGGGGGAGTACGACTACGTGGTCATCGCGGAGGGTCCCAGCGACGAAGTAGCGATGCTGCAGCTCATAGGTCTGGGAGTCGCTGGCTACGTCAGGACGACGACGCTCAAGGCGTTCCCGCTGCCAGAGTTCGCGGAGCTCCTGAAGAAGCTGCCCTAGTCCGGCAGGTACGGGCAAGAAAGGGTAGAAGGTCTTGAGATCGGGAGCCGGTGTGCCGCCCTGTGCGGCGGTCCATACGACGAACCCGTAGCGGCGCCGCACGACTCCTGGCACATTGCCTCTTCCTCCGGCTGGCGGGCGCCCGAACTCGTTGCCCACAACCGCCGGCACGACGTGTCCCCCCGTCAGGAGCAGCGAAGGTATCGCGCCGGTTGCGGCGAATCACAGGCGAAACGCGGCGGGTGGAATGCACAGCACGCGCCGCAAAGGAGGGATAGGAATGACACGCGCTCGTTTAGGCCTGCTGGCGTCAGCCCTGGCCTTTGTGCTGGCAGCGGCACCGGTTAGTTCAGGGCCGGCAGCGCCTGTTCGGGGTGGCACGCTCACCATCGGTCGGCCGGTGGATGCCGTCTCGCTGGATCCGCACTTCGAGACCACGGCACCCGGCGCCTGGATCTACCAGATGATCCTGGAGCCGCTGGTCACCATGGGTCCGGACATGAGGATCCGGCCCAGCCTGGCAACGGCGTGGCAGGCAATGTCGCCCACGCGCATCCGGTTCACGCTGCGGCGCGATGTGAAGTTCCACGACGGGACCCCATTCAACGCGGCAGCCGTGAAGTTCACCTTCGATCGGGCGTTCGATCCGCGCAGCATCTCACGGTGGGCCAGCCTGGCCGGCCCGATCAAGGGTGTCGAGATTGTGGACGACTTCACGGCAGACCTGGTCACGACCGAGCCCTACGCCCCGCTGCTCCGCAGCGCCGCCATGGTCTTCGCCGGCATAGTAAGCCCCACCGCGGTCGGGCGTCTGGGCGCCGATTTTAGCCGGCGGCCCGTGGGTACGGGCCCGTTCAAGTTCGAGGAGTGGCGCACGAACGACCGGATCACCGTGGTTCGCAACGACGAATACTGGGGCCCGAAGGCGCACCTCGACCGCATCGTCTTCCGGGTGATTCCCGAGGAGTCGGCCCGGATGATCGCGCTGCGCACCGGCGAGGTGGACATGGTGCTTGTGCCGGCGCCGGCGCAGCTCGCCACGTTCGCGCGCGATCCGGGTTACACGCTGGCCCAGGCCACCGGACTGCGCGTGGTCTTCATCGGGATGAACCTCACCCGGTCCCCGCTCTCCGATGTTCGCGTGCGCCGCGCGCTGGTGATGGCATCCAACCGGAAGGCGATTCTGCAGAACATCCTGGAGGGTGCAGCAGGTCCGTCCGACGGCATCCTGGCTCCCGGGGTGTTCGGTTACAAGTCGCTGGGCCTCGACACGCTCTACCCCCACGACCCGGCGCGCGCCCGGGCGCTGATCCAGGAAGCAGGGTTCCGCCCCGGGCCCGACGGGATCATGCAGCGCGACGGCATCCCGCTGACGCTGACCCTCATTACGGCGCGAGGCAGGTACTTCAAGGACGCCGAGATCGCCGAGGCCTACCAGGCGCAGCTCCGCGAGATCGGGGTGCGGCTGGATATCAGCTTCCTGGAGTGGGCCACCGTGTTCACGATGGTGCGGGCTGCAGTCCTGGACGCCCACATGTTCGTGCTGGGATGGGTGACCACGACCGCCGACGCCGACTACACCCTGCTGCCCATGTTCCGATCCGACCAGGTCCCGCCGCGCGGCTGGAACACCTGGCGGTACTTCAACGCCGAGTTCGACAAACTCGTGGACCAAGCGCGCGTCAATCTCAGCCCGCGCGAGCGTGAGGAACTCTACGGGCGTGCGCAGGACATGATCGCGCGTGACATCATGTTTGTGCCCTTCTACGTGACGAAGGAGATCGCGTTGATGCGCTCCCACGTGAAGGATTTCGTGCCACACCCGATCGAGTACAATCAGGGCTTTCAATACGTGTGGATTCAGAAGTAGGCTCGGTTCGCCGTGGGGCGGAGGGGTTGGGATGCCCAGCCCCTCCCGCCCTGCACCGCGCAACTGCCGCCTGATCCTGACCTGACATGATGCGATTCGTCGCCCGCCGCCTCCTGGCGATGATCCCTGTGCTACTGGGGGTCATCCTCCTCATCATGGTGACGATAGACCTGATTCCCGGCGACCCGGCGGCCCTGATGCTCGGTCAAGGCGCGACCCCCGAGATGGTCGCGAAGCTGCGGGCCTCCCTCGACCTGGATCAACCGCTTCCGGTCAGGTACGTTCGATACATCGCCCGCCTGCTGCGCGGAGATCTGGGCCGCTCGGTCCGGGAAGGCCGCCAGGTGAACACCGAGATCGCCGATGTCTGGCCCGCGACCGTGCAGTTAGGCCTTGCAGCGATGACGCTCGCCGTCGCGATTGGCATACCGGTCGGAATGCTGTCGGCCCGCCGGCCCTACTCGCTGCTCGACAACCTGGTCCGCGTCGTCTCGCTGGCAGGTCTCTCGATGCCGATTTTCTGGACCGGGATCATGCTGGTCGTGGTGTTCAGTCTCTGGCTGGGATGGCTCCCTGCAGGCGGCCGGGGCTCGTGGTACCACCTCATCCTGCCGGCCGTGACCCTGGCCACGCCCAGCATTGCGATGCTGGCGCGCATGACGCGCTCGACGATGCTGGAGGTCCTGCGGGAGGATTTCATTCGGACCGCCCAGGCGAAAGGCGTGGCTACGCGCGGCGTGATGGTCCGCCACGCGCTGCGCAACGCGCTGATCCCGGTCGTGACCATCCTGGGCCTGCAGACCGGCCAGTTGCTCGGAGGTGCGGTGCTTACCGAGACGGTCTTCGCATGGCCGGGCATTGGGCGCATGCTCGTGCGCGCGATCTTCGCGCGCGACTACGTCCTCCTGCAGGGCGGCGTGCTGGTCCTGGCGGTCACGTTCGTAGTGATCAACCTCCTGGTGGATCTCTCGTACGCCTACCTGGATCCCCGGATCACCTACCAATGAAAGCGGCGGTGCACGACACACCTCACGTCTCGGCCGGGGCGGCCATGTGGAAGCGATTCCGCCGGAACCGGCTGGCGCTTATGGGTCTGGTGATCGTCGGGTTCCTGATGGTGTTGGCGATTCTATCCCCGGTGCTTGCCCCGGCCGACCCTGCCCGGCAGACGCTCGACGACAAGCGGATGGCTCCGGGCGCCAAGTACAAGTTGGGCGCCGACGAGTTTGGCCGCGACATCGCCAGCCGCCTGATCTACGGCAGCCGCGTCGCGTTGGTGGTGGGGCTTGTCTCGGTGCTGATAGCGCTGCTGTTGGGGATCGCGCTCGGCACCGCGGCGGGCTATCTAGGCGGCGGCGTGGATGAGGTGATCATGCGCGCCATGGACGTGCTGCTCGCGTTTCCCTACCTGCTGCTGGCGATTGCCATCGTGAGTGCCCTGGGGCCCGGCCTGGCGAACACGATCCTGGCAGTGGGCATCTGGGCCACACCCGCTTTTGCGCGCGTGGTCCGCGGGTCCGTGATATCCGTAAAGGAACAGGAGTACGTGCAGGCGGCCCGCGCGATAGGCGCCAGCACCTTCCGCATCGTCGTGCGGCACGTCCTGCCCAACTGCATCTCGGTTGTGGTAGTGTACTCGGCCCTCTACATGGCCAGCGCGATCCTGCTCGAAGCCGCGCTCTCCTTTCTGGGGCTGGGAATCCAACCGCCTACGCCTTCGTGGGGGTTGATGGTCAGCACCGGTCGCGACTACCTTGTGATAGCGCCTCATATCGCCACGTTCCCGGGGCTGGCAATCGCGTTCGCGGTGCTGGGGTTTAACCTCCTCGGCGACGGGCTCCGCGACGCGCTGGACCCAAAGCTCAGGACGTAGAGGTACCGGATGTCTCCTGGAGGAGCCATGAACGCCAACTTGGTCGTGGGCACTGCATCGGCCGGTTCCGGTGAGAAGGGGTTTGGCGCGCTGGAGGTCCCGGGCACCGGGGTGAGCATGCCCGTGGCGGTGATCCAGGGGCGCACACCCGGGCCGCGCGTGTGCATCACCGCAGGCGTACATGGCGCCGAATACGTCGGCATAGAGGCGGCCATACGCACGATCGGTGGCCTGGATCCTCTGGTGCTGTCGGGAACGGTTATCGTCGTGCCGGTGGTGAACACTCCTGCTTTCGCCGCCAGGTCAATCTATGTCTGCCCGCTGGACGGCAGGAACCTGAACCGGGTGTTCCCTGGCTCGCCGGAGGGCACACCCTCGGAGCGCATGGCCCACACGCTCCTTGCCTCCGCGATCAGCGGCGCCGATGCGTACATAGACCTGCACGGCGGCGATCTCAACGAGGCGCTGTTGCCGTTCACCATCTACTTCGGCGGTGCAGACCCCGAGGTCGTTGCGCGCTCATGCGCAATGGCCGAGGCCTTCGGCATCTCCCACATCATCGAGGGCTCGGTGGCGGGTTCCGCGTTCGAGGCCGCATCCGTGGCCGGGATACCAGCCATCCTTCCGGAAGCCGGCGGGCAGGGCATTCTCGACGAGTCCATGGTCGCGATCCACCTGCGCGGGATCACGAACGTGCTTTGCATGCTGGGTATCACCCCTGGGGTTGCGGAGCCGCCGGCCCGGCCGGTGCACGTCAAGCGGTTCCTGTGGCTGCGCTCGGACCACGCCGGTCTCTTCTATCCCCGCGTGGCCGTGGGCGACCGGGTGGTTGAAGGAGAGGTGCTCGGCGAGGTCCGCGACTGGTTTGGCCTGCGCCTCGCCCTGGTGAACAGCCCAGGGGATGGTTCTGTCCTCTTCCTGGTGACAACGCCGGCAACCAACCCCGGCGATCCGCTCCTGGCTATCGGCGCCTAATCCCTGCTCGCGCCTCGCGCGCGGTCGCCTCTGCCACCTCCGCGGCCAGGGACAGCGCGAACCGGACGGCGTTCAGGTCGCGCACCGCACGTACCTCGAGTTGGCAGGCCTCTTCGGGCGCGGCCGCCGCTAGCGCGCGGACCGCGTCCAGCAGCGGCGTGTCGTGCTGTTCGAGCGCCGCGTCGTGATCGAAACGGCCGTTCCTGGTGTAGTCCACGGGAATCAGCACGCGTCCAAGCGCCATCAGGCAGTTGTTCAGCGCGCGCACCGCCGGCTTCCGTGGCGAGGCACGCAAGGCGCTCGCAAGCCGGCCGAGGGCCTCGGTGGCTTCTACCAGGCGCTGCGCCTCGGCGATCGCCGGCCGCAGATCCACCCGCCGACCCGCGCCCTGCCGGAGCGAGCGAAGCTTCTTGAGCCAGGCGCGCGCAGTG
The sequence above is drawn from the Armatimonadota bacterium genome and encodes:
- a CDS encoding GYD domain-containing protein; its protein translation is MPTYVILMNLTEQGVKNIKDAPSRIEAASKSLEAAGGKMKGFYSTMGEYDYVVIAEGPSDEVAMLQLIGLGVAGYVRTTTLKAFPLPEFAELLKKLP
- a CDS encoding ABC transporter permease; this encodes MMRFVARRLLAMIPVLLGVILLIMVTIDLIPGDPAALMLGQGATPEMVAKLRASLDLDQPLPVRYVRYIARLLRGDLGRSVREGRQVNTEIADVWPATVQLGLAAMTLAVAIGIPVGMLSARRPYSLLDNLVRVVSLAGLSMPIFWTGIMLVVVFSLWLGWLPAGGRGSWYHLILPAVTLATPSIAMLARMTRSTMLEVLREDFIRTAQAKGVATRGVMVRHALRNALIPVVTILGLQTGQLLGGAVLTETVFAWPGIGRMLVRAIFARDYVLLQGGVLVLAVTFVVINLLVDLSYAYLDPRITYQ
- a CDS encoding ABC transporter permease, giving the protein MKAAVHDTPHVSAGAAMWKRFRRNRLALMGLVIVGFLMVLAILSPVLAPADPARQTLDDKRMAPGAKYKLGADEFGRDIASRLIYGSRVALVVGLVSVLIALLLGIALGTAAGYLGGGVDEVIMRAMDVLLAFPYLLLAIAIVSALGPGLANTILAVGIWATPAFARVVRGSVISVKEQEYVQAARAIGASTFRIVVRHVLPNCISVVVVYSALYMASAILLEAALSFLGLGIQPPTPSWGLMVSTGRDYLVIAPHIATFPGLAIAFAVLGFNLLGDGLRDALDPKLRT
- a CDS encoding succinylglutamate desuccinylase, which codes for MSPGGAMNANLVVGTASAGSGEKGFGALEVPGTGVSMPVAVIQGRTPGPRVCITAGVHGAEYVGIEAAIRTIGGLDPLVLSGTVIVVPVVNTPAFAARSIYVCPLDGRNLNRVFPGSPEGTPSERMAHTLLASAISGADAYIDLHGGDLNEALLPFTIYFGGADPEVVARSCAMAEAFGISHIIEGSVAGSAFEAASVAGIPAILPEAGGQGILDESMVAIHLRGITNVLCMLGITPGVAEPPARPVHVKRFLWLRSDHAGLFYPRVAVGDRVVEGEVLGEVRDWFGLRLALVNSPGDGSVLFLVTTPATNPGDPLLAIGA